A region from the Patescibacteria group bacterium genome encodes:
- a CDS encoding serine hydroxymethyltransferase, which yields MLEYLSSQDKPMADLIKSELARQQADLQMIPSENFTSLAVMEALGSVLTNKYSEGYPGKRYYGGNHYIDQIENLARQRACQLFGVQHANVQAYSGSPANQAVYFALLKPGDKVMGLELNQGGHLTHGYKLNFSGKYYKPLGYNLNPQTHLLDYDLIRQAALTYKPKLIVCGATAYPRQIDFAAFRKIADEVKAYLLADVSHISGLIISGDHPSPVPYADVVMTTTHKTLRGPRGALILIPNKQDRWHDLYRPKSKKNLAELIDSAIIPGLQGGPHNQQTAAIAVALQEALLPDFQNYGHQIVKNAQALANSLIKNGLELITGGTDNHLILINLNNQGLTGQQAETVLDSVGITVNKNLIPYDSRSPLDPSGIRLGTPALTSRGFKELEMTTIGYLISQTLKSWQNESSLTIIKKQVKELSTQFPLYPELK from the coding sequence ATGCTAGAATACCTCTCTTCTCAAGATAAACCCATGGCTGATTTAATAAAATCAGAACTTGCTAGACAGCAAGCTGATTTACAAATGATACCATCAGAAAACTTTACTTCACTAGCTGTTATGGAAGCTTTAGGCTCTGTTTTAACTAACAAATATTCCGAAGGCTATCCGGGAAAACGTTACTATGGCGGCAACCACTATATTGACCAAATAGAAAATTTAGCCAGACAAAGAGCTTGTCAATTATTTGGCGTACAACACGCCAATGTCCAAGCTTACTCTGGTTCACCAGCTAATCAAGCAGTTTATTTTGCCTTACTTAAACCGGGCGACAAAGTAATGGGTTTAGAGCTTAATCAGGGAGGACATTTAACCCATGGTTATAAACTAAATTTCTCGGGAAAATACTATAAACCTTTAGGCTACAACCTTAACCCACAAACTCACTTATTGGATTATGATTTAATTAGGCAAGCTGCCCTAACTTATAAACCTAAATTAATAGTCTGTGGGGCCACAGCTTATCCCAGACAAATAGACTTTGCCGCTTTTAGAAAAATTGCTGATGAAGTTAAAGCTTACTTACTGGCTGATGTTTCCCATATTAGCGGCCTTATTATTAGTGGTGATCACCCCTCACCCGTACCTTATGCCGATGTAGTAATGACTACTACCCACAAAACACTACGTGGGCCACGAGGTGCTTTAATATTAATACCTAACAAGCAAGATCGCTGGCACGACTTATATAGACCTAAAAGTAAAAAAAATTTAGCCGAACTGATAGATTCAGCTATTATCCCCGGCCTACAAGGTGGGCCTCATAATCAACAAACCGCTGCCATTGCTGTAGCCCTACAAGAAGCTTTATTGCCTGATTTCCAAAATTATGGTCACCAAATAGTTAAAAATGCCCAAGCGCTGGCTAATAGTTTAATTAAAAACGGTTTAGAGTTAATTACCGGCGGGACAGATAATCACCTAATCCTAATTAATCTTAATAACCAAGGTTTAACTGGTCAACAAGCCGAAACAGTGCTTGATTCAGTGGGTATTACTGTTAATAAAAACTTAATACCTTATGACTCTAGATCTCCTTTAGACCCTTCAGGCATACGTTTAGGCACACCCGCCCTAACTAGTCGTGGTTTTAAAGAGTTAGAAATGACCACTATTGGCTATTTAATAAGCCAAACTTTAAAAAGCTGGCAAAATGAATCTTCTCTTACAATTATTAAAAAACAAGTAAAAGAATTAAGTACTCAGTTCCCGCTCTACCCAGAGCTTAAATAA
- a CDS encoding bifunctional 5,10-methylenetetrahydrofolate dehydrogenase/5,10-methenyltetrahydrofolate cyclohydrolase: protein MTFCLDGKKLANNLLKELSQQVSQLPRPPHLAVLLIGDDPASHLYVNLKAKAATKTGLRVTKVMLPTKTNQPTLLKLIQDFNQQPDIDAILVQLPLPKHLDESIIIQTIKPSKDADGFQPINIQKFLNGQNQFIPGLIEGIIKLINLSKKNLNGGQACLLVNSPQFGQPLEKALINMGLKVNLLKNKTDNILAQADLVISALGQPHYLTINDFKDEAIIIDVGTTKINSHLLGDVDPNNPLNKPIFLTPVPGGVGPVTVAMLLWSVYRLTIKNLSSNI, encoded by the coding sequence ATGACCTTCTGTCTGGATGGAAAAAAACTGGCTAATAATCTATTAAAAGAACTAAGCCAGCAGGTTAGTCAGCTACCCCGGCCACCACATTTGGCCGTTTTATTAATAGGCGACGACCCAGCTTCTCATCTTTATGTTAATTTAAAAGCTAAAGCCGCTACCAAAACTGGTCTTAGAGTAACCAAGGTTATGTTACCAACCAAAACAAACCAACCAACTTTACTTAAACTTATACAAGATTTTAATCAACAACCTGATATCGATGCCATCTTAGTTCAATTACCCCTACCTAAACATCTGGATGAATCAATCATCATCCAAACTATTAAGCCCTCTAAAGATGCTGATGGTTTTCAGCCAATAAATATTCAAAAATTTCTAAACGGTCAAAACCAATTTATACCGGGTTTGATAGAAGGTATAATTAAATTAATCAACCTAAGCAAAAAAAACTTAAACGGCGGGCAAGCCTGTTTATTAGTCAACAGTCCCCAATTCGGCCAACCCTTGGAAAAAGCCTTAATTAATATGGGTTTAAAAGTCAATCTACTAAAAAATAAAACTGATAATATTTTAGCCCAAGCTGATTTAGTAATTAGCGCCCTGGGCCAACCACATTACTTAACAATTAATGATTTTAAAGACGAAGCCATAATTATTGATGTCGGCACTACTAAAATAAATAGTCATCTTCTAGGTGATGTTGACCCCAACAACCCTTTAAACAAACCAATCTTTCTAACTCCCGTACCAGGTGGCGTTGGCCCAGTAACAGTAGCCATGCTTTTATGGAGTGTTTATCGACTGACTATAAAAAACCTTTCTTCAAACATTTAA
- a CDS encoding riboflavin kinase, with translation MKLIKGLVVPGFKEGRKLGYPTANLKLFVKTVRPKPGIYACRVKRSTGLKYEAILVSGVYKEATGQPRLEVYLLDWQGNLYGEKLTIELFDKMRDLVVITNKANLKKIIQADIKAAKLFFKSLASISK, from the coding sequence ATGAAGCTAATTAAGGGTTTGGTGGTACCGGGTTTTAAAGAGGGTAGAAAGTTGGGTTATCCTACAGCTAATTTAAAATTATTTGTTAAAACGGTTCGACCAAAACCGGGAATTTACGCCTGTCGTGTTAAACGGTCCACTGGTTTAAAATATGAGGCTATTTTAGTTAGTGGTGTTTACAAAGAGGCAACTGGTCAGCCACGTTTGGAAGTTTATTTGTTGGATTGGCAAGGTAATTTATATGGTGAGAAATTGACTATCGAATTATTTGATAAAATGCGAGATTTGGTTGTTATAACAAATAAAGCTAATTTAAAAAAAATAATCCAAGCCGATATTAAAGCAGCTAAATTATTTTTTAAATCACTAGCCTCTATTTCTAAGTAG
- a CDS encoding GerMN domain-containing protein produces MNTQKGFANIVLIVIVVGIVAVGGYFVFSKKSVTPTQNVTDQTTSTDTPISKKSVIQVPFIDMGGSVGFGDKVGYDQNAMKKAYETGELIGCGDKVVYVSKEVTATTQPLAAAYKELFATGATVRFAGKELANPIADQAKERTITYENRPADVFKPLRFIKAEIRGNVAMVYLEGDLVSNECNDPRVEAQIIFTAKQFTNISEVKTYLNGKEFNWRAWMDQRG; encoded by the coding sequence ATGAATACTCAAAAAGGATTTGCAAACATTGTTTTGATTGTAATTGTTGTTGGCATTGTCGCTGTTGGTGGATATTTTGTTTTTTCTAAAAAATCAGTAACGCCGACTCAAAACGTAACCGATCAGACCACATCTACGGACACTCCTATTAGTAAAAAATCGGTGATACAAGTTCCTTTCATTGATATGGGCGGCTCGGTTGGCTTTGGGGACAAAGTAGGTTATGACCAAAATGCCATGAAGAAGGCTTACGAAACAGGAGAACTGATTGGTTGTGGCGATAAAGTTGTTTACGTCAGTAAAGAAGTTACGGCAACAACTCAACCACTCGCCGCCGCTTACAAAGAACTTTTTGCCACTGGAGCCACTGTGCGCTTTGCAGGAAAGGAACTTGCCAATCCAATCGCAGACCAAGCGAAGGAACGAACTATCACTTATGAAAACAGGCCTGCCGATGTCTTCAAGCCACTGCGTTTCATCAAGGCAGAAATCCGTGGTAATGTAGCAATGGTTTATCTTGAAGGTGATCTTGTTTCTAATGAATGCAATGATCCGCGTGTTGAAGCACAAATTATTTTTACAGCAAAGCAGTTTACTAACATCAGCGAAGTCAAAACCTATTTGAACGGCAAAGAATTTAATTGGCGTGCATGGATGGATCAACGAGGATAA
- the recG gene encoding ATP-dependent DNA helicase RecG, with translation MNNLAKSLTDFKGVGPVLLKKLNKLGLNTAQDLLWHLPTRYEDFSNIKKIKDLKPNEKITIKGKIQTIKTQRLWPRRLTLTQALLNDGSGTIKAIWFNQPYLAKNLKPGEEIWLSGQLKATTYGQQLEQPHYEKSSSQKTTTANHLIPYYPLSDGLTHHTFRQLIKQILPYTPSLTDWLPTEIKNKFKLLHHSKMLTELHFPSDKISLSQARRRLVFDELYLTSLQNNLAKIKREQKEAPPMPFQPALKNFVNKLPYQLTSDQKIAAWEIIKDLEKDSPMFRLLQGDVGSGKTVVAGLAALNCFLNNYQTALLAPTEVLANQHFNTLKKMLADFDISLALLTQGQSLTNNDNKISKVNLKKLLADGKINIIIGTHTLLKPAIKIPQLGLVIVDEQHRFGVNQRQILTTKNKTLAPHFLSLTATPIPRSLSLALYGDLAISLIKKLPPGRKAIITKIITDRQKKEAYQLIEKEIALGNKVFIICPLVEESDLLNATAANQEHTRLQKEIFPNIKLGLLHGRLNSAAKQQALTNFKNGHTPILVATSVVEVGLDIPEATVMAIENAERFGLAQLHQLRGRIGRSNLDSHCLLITNNAKNERLTAMIKYPNGFDLAEFDLKTRGPGSLLGATQSGFIKLKYWELVNSEIIKIVRQAVLQTISLDATLQTWPELKLKIKQENTHLE, from the coding sequence ATGAATAATTTAGCCAAATCTTTAACTGATTTTAAGGGCGTAGGCCCGGTTCTACTAAAAAAATTAAACAAACTTGGGCTTAATACTGCTCAAGACTTATTATGGCACCTACCAACCAGATATGAAGATTTTTCCAATATTAAAAAAATTAAAGATTTAAAACCTAATGAAAAAATAACTATTAAAGGTAAAATTCAAACCATAAAAACCCAACGGCTCTGGCCACGACGATTAACTTTAACCCAAGCCTTATTAAATGACGGTAGCGGCACTATAAAAGCTATTTGGTTTAATCAACCTTATTTAGCTAAAAATTTAAAACCAGGTGAAGAAATTTGGTTATCTGGCCAATTAAAAGCCACCACTTATGGCCAGCAATTAGAACAACCTCATTATGAAAAATCATCCTCTCAAAAAACCACTACTGCAAACCATTTAATACCTTATTATCCTTTAAGCGATGGCCTAACCCACCATACTTTTAGGCAATTAATAAAACAAATCCTGCCTTATACGCCGAGTTTAACAGATTGGCTACCAACAGAAATAAAAAATAAATTTAAGCTGCTCCACCATTCTAAAATGCTTACAGAGCTCCATTTTCCATCTGACAAAATATCCTTAAGCCAAGCCAGGCGACGGCTAGTCTTTGATGAATTGTATTTAACCAGTTTACAAAATAATTTAGCCAAAATTAAAAGGGAGCAAAAAGAAGCGCCGCCTATGCCCTTTCAACCAGCCTTAAAAAATTTCGTTAACAAATTACCCTACCAGTTAACTAGTGACCAAAAAATAGCTGCCTGGGAAATAATAAAAGATTTAGAAAAAGATAGTCCCATGTTCCGCTTATTACAAGGTGATGTTGGCTCGGGTAAAACAGTGGTAGCCGGCTTAGCCGCTTTAAATTGTTTCCTTAACAACTACCAAACTGCTTTATTAGCACCGACCGAGGTATTAGCCAATCAACATTTTAACACCTTAAAAAAAATGCTGGCTGATTTTGATATTTCTTTAGCTCTACTAACCCAAGGACAAAGTTTAACAAATAATGACAATAAAATAAGTAAGGTTAATCTAAAAAAACTATTGGCTGACGGAAAAATAAATATTATTATCGGCACCCATACTTTATTGAAACCGGCTATAAAAATACCGCAATTAGGCCTGGTTATTGTAGATGAACAACACCGTTTTGGTGTTAACCAAAGACAAATTTTAACCACTAAAAACAAAACACTTGCCCCGCATTTCCTGTCTTTAACTGCCACCCCAATTCCCCGCTCCTTAAGTTTGGCGCTGTATGGCGATTTAGCTATATCTTTAATAAAAAAATTACCACCCGGCCGTAAGGCTATTATCACCAAAATAATTACCGACCGACAAAAAAAAGAAGCCTACCAACTGATTGAAAAAGAAATTGCCTTAGGTAACAAGGTTTTTATTATTTGTCCTTTGGTGGAAGAAAGTGATTTATTAAACGCTACGGCAGCTAATCAAGAACACACCAGATTACAAAAAGAAATTTTTCCTAATATAAAATTAGGCTTATTGCATGGCCGTTTGAATAGTGCTGCTAAACAGCAAGCTTTAACAAATTTTAAAAACGGCCACACGCCTATATTGGTGGCCACCTCGGTGGTGGAGGTTGGTTTAGATATACCCGAAGCTACTGTTATGGCCATAGAAAACGCCGAAAGGTTCGGCCTGGCCCAGCTACACCAACTACGCGGTCGAATTGGCCGATCTAACCTAGACAGCCATTGCTTATTAATAACTAATAATGCTAAAAATGAACGTCTAACCGCCATGATTAAATACCCCAATGGTTTTGATTTGGCTGAATTTGATTTAAAAACCCGAGGCCCGGGCAGTCTTTTGGGGGCTACTCAATCCGGTTTTATTAAATTAAAATACTGGGAACTGGTTAACAGTGAAATTATTAAAATAGTCCGCCAAGCAGTCTTACAAACTATTTCTTTAGATGCAACTTTACAAACCTGGCCTGAACTTAAACTTAAAATTAAACAAGAAAATACCCATTTAGAATAA